A genomic segment from Pseudomonas sp. S09G 359 encodes:
- a CDS encoding amino acid ABC transporter ATP-binding protein, whose translation MPLLRISALHKYYGDHHVLKGIDLTVEEGQVVAIVGRSGSGKSTLLRTLNGLESINDGVIEVDGEYLDAARADLRSLRQKVGMVFQQFNLFPHLTVGENVMLAPQVVQKVPKAKAAQLARQMLERVGLGEKFDAFPDRLSGGQQQRVAIARALAMSPKVLLCDEITSALDPELVTEVLSVVRQLAKDGMTLIMVTHEMRFAREVGDKLVFMHQGKVHEVGDPKELFANPRTPEFANFIGSVEQPG comes from the coding sequence ATTTCCGCCCTGCATAAGTATTACGGCGATCACCACGTACTCAAGGGCATCGACCTGACGGTTGAAGAAGGCCAGGTGGTGGCGATTGTCGGCCGCAGTGGCTCCGGCAAGTCCACCTTGCTGCGCACCCTCAATGGCCTGGAATCCATCAACGACGGCGTGATCGAAGTCGATGGCGAATACCTCGACGCCGCCCGCGCCGACCTGCGCAGCCTGCGACAGAAAGTCGGCATGGTGTTCCAGCAGTTCAATCTGTTCCCGCACCTGACGGTGGGCGAAAACGTGATGCTCGCACCGCAAGTAGTGCAAAAAGTGCCCAAGGCCAAGGCGGCCCAACTGGCCAGGCAGATGCTGGAGCGCGTCGGGCTGGGAGAGAAATTCGATGCCTTCCCCGATCGGCTGTCCGGCGGCCAGCAACAGCGGGTTGCCATTGCCCGCGCCCTGGCCATGTCGCCCAAGGTGCTGCTGTGCGACGAAATCACCTCGGCCCTGGACCCGGAGCTGGTCACCGAAGTGCTCAGCGTGGTGCGCCAACTGGCCAAGGACGGCATGACCCTGATCATGGTGACCCACGAAATGCGCTTTGCCCGGGAAGTGGGCGACAAGCTGGTGTTCATGCACCAGGGCAAGGTGCATGAAGTGGGCGACCCCAAGGAACTGTTCGCCAACCCCAGGACGCCCGAGTTCGCCAACTTCATTGGCTCGGTGGAACAGCCAGGCTGA